In a genomic window of Infirmifilum sp. NZ:
- a CDS encoding N-glycosylase/DNA lyase: protein MLYPNEQRAREVGISLGDRYLVETFVKVDPQFNSVKSILGKMGFHEGALYVVGVSLVSYMLSLRGEVHWSLAAELSSKPYHQSLKRFVQESPSLVRLREQRLRRLEIYLTRVAPVLRRELDEDVVDLTKVLKVLESQLSTSPGSKTVAFATKMLMYALIAEGKKFSGGEGVPIPVDYRVSLVTLTSGMLEGWVCGDDVRKLAHDVRARWRSTVVRLWEAASRAAGTPPILLDSVVWVCGLCIDENVEKPSGIGECITSSFRLDLPLVGKLEVLWSSLIRCSHASP from the coding sequence ATGCTGTACCCCAACGAGCAACGGGCACGTGAGGTTGGAATCTCTCTCGGTGACCGCTATTTAGTTGAAACCTTTGTAAAAGTTGACCCGCAGTTTAACAGCGTTAAGTCTATTCTGGGGAAGATGGGGTTCCACGAGGGCGCCCTCTACGTGGTTGGTGTCTCCCTAGTCAGCTACATGCTCAGCTTGAGGGGGGAGGTGCACTGGTCTCTCGCCGCCGAGCTCTCTTCCAAACCATACCACCAATCCTTGAAGAGGTTTGTTCAGGAGAGCCCCTCCCTGGTGAGGCTGAGAGAACAGAGGCTGAGGCGTCTTGAGATCTACCTCACGCGCGTTGCTCCGGTTCTGAGGAGGGAGCTCGACGAGGATGTTGTAGATCTCACGAAGGTTTTAAAGGTGCTTGAAAGCCAGCTAAGCACTTCCCCTGGAAGCAAGACTGTAGCCTTCGCCACTAAGATGCTCATGTACGCACTGATAGCTGAGGGGAAGAAGTTCTCTGGGGGCGAGGGAGTTCCCATACCAGTGGACTACCGTGTGTCGCTGGTCACTTTAACTTCGGGAATGCTGGAGGGATGGGTGTGCGGCGATGACGTCAGGAAACTTGCCCATGATGTCCGTGCAAGGTGGAGAAGCACTGTAGTTAGGCTTTGGGAAGCTGCTTCGCGTGCTGCAGGAACACCGCCTATCTTACTAGACAGCGTTGTGTGGGTCTGCGGGCTATGCATTGATGAGAATGTCGAAAAACCCTCCGGAATAGGCGAATGCATAACCAGCAGTTTCAGGCTTGACCTGCCGCTTGTGGGAAAGCTCGAGGTTCTCTGGAGCAGCTTGATCAGATGCAGTCATGCAAGCCCATAG
- a CDS encoding PhoH family protein, with amino-acid sequence MKEFQPATQKQKLLYNALDNKEVELIGVFGPSGTGKSFVVLLYGLKALKEGKFSRLVIARPLVSLLQSRIYNSVELGNLYFELASSYLMDIASGYVDEGTIKEYIASGKLVFIDPSFLTGRTFDDSLVFLDDIQFLEPSILPEVIIRVGSNSKLVMAGDPVLQVLAGNQTNTAVIARELLLGEEKALVVDMGVEDIVRPGSKRGFKLALETRLRRRPLTEDEQRVKSVILTHAPDAEIVSVVWLKDLKEKYGAKNAPDVLVVSKERALSRLIGKKGERINKAQEEAGVQIRAIELTSDLSEVVKAIHPVGWIRKHIVKAELVGAELEVHVNADEYGAFVGKGGSYIRFLDEAMRRMLGIGVRGRHAEIPKVEEKRRK; translated from the coding sequence GTGAAGGAGTTCCAGCCTGCCACGCAGAAGCAGAAGCTACTCTACAATGCGCTCGACAACAAAGAGGTGGAGCTAATCGGGGTGTTTGGGCCGAGCGGCACCGGGAAAAGCTTCGTCGTACTGCTGTATGGCTTGAAGGCGCTAAAGGAGGGTAAGTTCAGCAGGCTCGTCATTGCGAGGCCGCTGGTGAGCCTACTCCAGTCCAGGATCTACAACTCCGTTGAGCTGGGGAACCTCTACTTCGAATTAGCCTCTTCCTACCTCATGGACATAGCTTCAGGTTACGTGGACGAGGGAACGATAAAGGAGTACATCGCAAGCGGCAAGCTGGTGTTCATCGACCCGAGCTTCCTAACCGGCAGGACATTCGACGACTCCCTGGTTTTTCTCGACGACATTCAGTTCCTGGAGCCCTCAATTCTCCCTGAGGTCATAATACGCGTGGGATCGAATTCGAAGCTTGTCATGGCAGGTGATCCCGTGCTTCAGGTGCTCGCCGGCAACCAGACCAACACGGCAGTGATCGCGAGAGAGCTCCTCCTCGGCGAGGAGAAAGCTCTGGTCGTGGACATGGGCGTGGAGGACATCGTGAGGCCGGGTTCGAAGAGGGGCTTCAAGCTCGCCTTAGAGACCCGGTTGCGGAGGAGGCCTCTGACCGAGGACGAGCAGCGCGTCAAGAGCGTGATACTCACCCATGCGCCCGATGCAGAGATAGTCAGTGTCGTGTGGCTGAAAGACCTGAAAGAGAAGTACGGTGCCAAGAACGCACCCGACGTGCTGGTTGTGTCTAAGGAAAGGGCTCTGAGCAGGTTAATAGGCAAGAAAGGCGAGAGGATCAACAAAGCGCAGGAGGAGGCAGGGGTGCAGATTAGGGCCATCGAACTCACAAGCGACCTTTCGGAGGTCGTGAAGGCGATACACCCGGTTGGCTGGATTAGGAAGCACATCGTGAAGGCTGAGCTCGTGGGGGCTGAGCTAGAGGTTCACGTCAACGCTGACGAGTACGGCGCCTTCGTGGGGAAAGGGGGATCCTACATCCGCTTCTTGGATGAGGCTATGCGGAGAATGCTTGGAATAGGCGTGAGGGGAAGGCACGCCGAGATACCGAAGGTTGAGGAGAAAAGGAGAAAGTGA
- a CDS encoding TIM barrel protein, with protein MVSTALWRPQGVYFGPAGVPTTVKKGGVVEGILEVKRLGLDAMEIEFVRKIFLDAEGAREVKSVASQLGIVLTVHAPYYINLNSSEGDKVKASVERILESARVGYSAGAWSVCFHAGYYGSEDPRKVHSTIKSRVREIVRTLENEGIEIWIRPETTGKPSQYGALEEILELSSEIDMVLPVVDFAHLHARGAGALKRYDDFARVLSLIEEKVGRYGLDNMHIHVSGIEYSEKGEIRHLNLAEADLDYQLLVKALREFDIKGVVISESPNLEGDAMLLKELFYGPSRRRRSKTRASRSE; from the coding sequence GTGGTATCGACGGCTCTCTGGCGTCCGCAGGGAGTCTACTTCGGTCCAGCAGGTGTGCCGACGACGGTGAAGAAAGGGGGCGTTGTGGAGGGCATACTGGAGGTGAAGAGGCTTGGCCTCGACGCTATGGAGATAGAGTTCGTCAGGAAGATCTTCCTTGACGCGGAGGGCGCTAGGGAGGTCAAGAGCGTGGCAAGCCAGCTGGGTATCGTGCTCACAGTACACGCCCCCTACTACATAAACCTCAACAGCAGCGAGGGGGACAAGGTCAAGGCTAGCGTCGAGAGGATACTCGAGTCCGCTCGCGTCGGCTACAGCGCTGGAGCGTGGAGCGTGTGCTTCCACGCCGGCTACTACGGGAGCGAAGACCCCCGCAAGGTCCACAGCACCATCAAGTCCAGGGTCAGGGAAATCGTGAGAACGCTGGAGAACGAGGGCATCGAGATTTGGATCAGGCCTGAAACAACAGGTAAACCGTCCCAGTACGGTGCTCTCGAGGAGATCCTCGAACTCAGCTCCGAAATCGACATGGTGTTGCCCGTGGTGGACTTCGCTCACCTCCACGCTAGGGGGGCAGGGGCCCTTAAAAGGTACGATGATTTTGCCAGGGTCCTCAGCTTGATAGAGGAGAAGGTCGGTAGGTATGGCCTTGACAATATGCACATCCACGTGTCGGGTATAGAGTACAGCGAGAAGGGAGAGATTAGACACCTCAACCTCGCCGAGGCTGACTTGGACTACCAGCTCCTCGTGAAAGCCCTTAGAGAGTTCGACATCAAAGGTGTCGTCATCTCGGAGAGCCCCAACCTGGAGGGCGACGCGATGCTGCTGAAGGAGCTCTTCTACGGGCCATCGAGGAGGCGTAGGTCGAAAACAAGGGCATCGCGAAGCGAGTAG
- the gyaR gene encoding glyoxylate reductase: MAKPKVYVTRIIPEPGLSMLKECCDVEVHNSKEWPPSRQELIEKVRDKDALLCLLTDKIDAEVMDAAPNLKVISTYSVGFDHIDIAEATKRGIYVTHTPGVLTDAVAEFTVGLILAVTRRIVEADKVIRSGQWDKPWNPYFLTGPELKGKTVGLVGLGRIGVATAKRLSSFDVKLVYYDVERRWDVESVLNMEYVDLDTLLSVSDIVSIHVPLTKDTYHLINEERLRRMKKTAYLINTARGPVVDTNALVKALREGWIAGAALDVFEQEPLPPDHPLTKFDNVVLAPHIASATIEARQRMAELAARNLISVLKGEMPPALVNKDVIHVRPLEKVKMI; encoded by the coding sequence ATGGCAAAGCCTAAAGTTTACGTGACTCGGATAATACCCGAGCCCGGACTCTCGATGCTCAAAGAATGCTGCGACGTCGAAGTTCACAACTCGAAGGAGTGGCCTCCCTCAAGGCAGGAGCTCATCGAGAAGGTTCGCGACAAGGATGCCCTGCTATGTCTTCTGACAGACAAGATCGACGCCGAGGTAATGGACGCTGCGCCGAACCTCAAAGTGATAAGTACTTACAGCGTCGGCTTCGACCACATAGACATAGCCGAGGCGACTAAAAGGGGAATATACGTCACTCACACCCCCGGAGTCCTAACAGATGCTGTAGCGGAGTTCACCGTGGGGCTTATCCTGGCAGTTACGAGGCGTATAGTGGAGGCTGACAAGGTGATCCGCTCAGGCCAGTGGGACAAGCCATGGAACCCATACTTCCTCACAGGGCCTGAGCTCAAAGGGAAGACCGTGGGTCTCGTTGGGCTAGGCAGGATAGGTGTTGCTACAGCGAAGAGGCTATCGAGCTTCGACGTGAAGCTCGTCTACTACGACGTGGAGAGACGGTGGGACGTGGAAAGCGTTTTGAACATGGAGTACGTGGACTTGGACACGCTGCTCAGCGTCTCGGACATCGTCTCTATACACGTGCCTCTGACCAAGGATACATATCACTTGATCAATGAGGAAAGGTTGCGCAGGATGAAGAAGACCGCCTACTTAATCAACACCGCTAGAGGGCCGGTGGTCGACACAAACGCGTTGGTCAAAGCCCTTAGAGAAGGCTGGATAGCAGGTGCCGCGCTCGATGTATTTGAGCAAGAGCCACTGCCTCCTGACCATCCGCTGACGAAGTTTGATAACGTTGTCTTAGCCCCGCACATAGCTAGTGCAACAATCGAGGCTCGTCAGAGAATGGCGGAGCTTGCCGCTAGAAACCTGATCTCCGTGCTTAAGGGTGAGATGCCGCCTGCACTCGTAAACAAAGACGTCATCCACGTGAGACCTCTCGAGAAAGTAAAAATGATTTAA
- the tpiA gene encoding triose-phosphate isomerase, producing the protein MRIEYPIILINFKAYREASGKRGLELAKVAEKVSKETGVTIAVAPQLTDLHFVAANVEIPVFSQHVDDVEPGSHTGHVTLEAVKDTGAVGTMLNHSEKRVRADQVDVIVKKARSLGLVTVVCTNTPEVTAAMAALGPDMVAIEPPELIGTGIPVSKAKPEVVTSSVDLVRRVNPSVRVLCGAGITTGEDVAAALRLGTVGVLLASGVVKAKDWEKAIRDLIEPITKSR; encoded by the coding sequence GTGCGTATCGAGTACCCTATTATTTTGATAAACTTCAAAGCGTACCGAGAAGCGAGCGGAAAGCGGGGCCTTGAGCTGGCTAAAGTCGCCGAGAAGGTCAGCAAGGAGACGGGCGTTACCATCGCTGTGGCCCCCCAGCTTACGGACCTGCACTTCGTAGCAGCTAACGTCGAAATCCCCGTATTCTCGCAACACGTCGACGACGTTGAGCCGGGTAGCCACACAGGCCATGTGACGCTCGAAGCCGTGAAGGACACGGGCGCCGTCGGCACGATGCTTAACCACTCGGAGAAAAGGGTGCGCGCAGACCAGGTAGACGTTATCGTGAAGAAGGCCAGGAGCCTGGGCTTAGTTACAGTTGTGTGCACCAACACCCCCGAGGTCACCGCGGCCATGGCCGCTCTGGGTCCAGACATGGTGGCTATTGAGCCACCCGAGCTCATAGGTACGGGCATTCCGGTCTCCAAGGCCAAACCAGAGGTCGTAACCTCGTCTGTGGACCTAGTCAGGAGGGTAAACCCCTCCGTCAGGGTTCTCTGCGGAGCCGGAATAACGACGGGAGAAGACGTCGCCGCGGCACTACGCCTCGGAACAGTAGGAGTCCTCCTGGCATCCGGCGTCGTGAAGGCAAAAGACTGGGAAAAGGCTATAAGAGATCTAATAGAGCCTATCACAAAATCGCGGTGA
- a CDS encoding DNA topoisomerase: MPYDAVIVAEKPAVALAFAKFLGEGGYRKVLVEGVPAYVFQYRRENYLSIGLIGHILDFDFPKEYNKWNSIDPKQLFFVTPIQVVREGAYKYVRALRKLALQTSNVILALDADVEGEGIAFEVMKVMSQVNPSLEFKRAWFSAVTKWDILDAMNNLREPKELWAKKVFARMVVDLTVGASFTRLLTLAVQKQKSHLPLGRFLSYGPCQTPVLYLVVKRELEREQFKKKKYYVLVAELESDGGTFLASTSLGEDKEKAQAVFSSLKGLDHATVVLSEASIVEVNPPIPLATVDFESRASTFLNIRPKEALAIAEKLYQYGYISYPRTETTIYPPTLNLPQLASMFTSWEDVGWYVEKLLTKGFTPTRGRDDDKAHPPIHPTRQASKAAIVKALGEKAWRVYELVVRHFLATLSEKAQVERQKVVVKLGELELTAEGRRIVYPGFYYVYYYARPQEKPLPYLVEGDILKVRSLKLEERSTQPPPYLSESELLALMKRYGIGTDATMQDHIHTNIERRYFVVREKRCIPTPLGKTLILSLLEVEPRLVLPEVRGRMESQLAKIATGDREAEEVVAEIKETFLEYYENLASRIEAVSQKLAAVVAEVYGPEGNKKTYHKGLSRKSRNKSRAK, encoded by the coding sequence ATGCCCTACGACGCGGTGATTGTTGCCGAGAAGCCCGCCGTGGCGCTGGCTTTCGCCAAGTTTCTGGGAGAAGGGGGGTACAGGAAAGTTTTGGTGGAAGGCGTACCCGCCTACGTTTTCCAGTACAGGCGTGAGAACTACCTGTCCATAGGGCTCATCGGACACATACTGGACTTCGACTTCCCGAAAGAGTACAACAAGTGGAACTCAATTGACCCTAAGCAGCTTTTCTTCGTAACTCCCATCCAGGTCGTAAGGGAAGGAGCCTACAAGTACGTTAGAGCGCTCAGGAAGCTCGCCCTCCAAACCTCGAATGTTATCCTGGCCCTCGACGCCGACGTCGAAGGAGAGGGTATAGCGTTCGAAGTTATGAAGGTGATGAGCCAGGTAAACCCGAGCCTCGAGTTTAAACGCGCCTGGTTCTCAGCCGTGACGAAGTGGGACATCCTCGACGCGATGAACAACCTCCGCGAGCCGAAGGAGCTGTGGGCGAAGAAGGTTTTCGCGAGGATGGTTGTAGACTTGACGGTGGGCGCCTCCTTCACGAGGCTGCTGACTCTCGCTGTTCAAAAGCAGAAATCCCATCTCCCTCTGGGAAGGTTCCTCAGCTACGGCCCCTGCCAGACGCCAGTCCTTTACCTCGTGGTTAAGCGCGAGCTCGAGAGGGAGCAGTTCAAGAAGAAGAAGTACTACGTTCTCGTCGCTGAGCTTGAGTCCGACGGCGGTACGTTCTTGGCATCCACCAGCCTTGGAGAAGACAAGGAGAAGGCGCAGGCTGTTTTCAGCAGCCTTAAAGGCTTGGACCACGCGACTGTGGTGCTTTCCGAGGCAAGCATCGTTGAAGTGAATCCCCCGATACCCCTCGCCACCGTGGACTTCGAGAGCCGTGCGTCGACATTCCTCAACATTAGGCCGAAGGAGGCTCTAGCGATAGCAGAGAAGCTCTACCAGTACGGCTACATCTCGTACCCGAGGACAGAGACAACGATCTACCCGCCAACCCTCAACTTACCGCAGCTGGCCTCCATGTTCACGTCATGGGAGGACGTTGGTTGGTACGTCGAAAAGCTCCTAACGAAGGGCTTCACGCCGACGAGGGGGCGAGACGACGATAAGGCCCACCCTCCGATACACCCAACGAGGCAGGCCTCAAAGGCCGCCATCGTAAAAGCCCTCGGCGAGAAGGCCTGGAGGGTGTACGAGCTCGTAGTCCGCCACTTCCTCGCCACGCTGAGCGAGAAAGCTCAGGTCGAGAGGCAGAAAGTCGTGGTCAAGTTAGGGGAGCTAGAGCTGACTGCTGAGGGTAGAAGGATCGTTTACCCCGGCTTCTACTACGTCTACTACTACGCTCGCCCCCAGGAGAAACCTCTGCCCTACCTGGTTGAAGGAGACATTCTCAAGGTGAGGAGCCTGAAGCTGGAGGAAAGGTCAACTCAGCCCCCACCTTACCTCAGCGAAAGCGAGCTGCTGGCCCTCATGAAGAGGTACGGTATAGGCACAGACGCTACGATGCAGGACCACATACACACCAATATAGAGAGGAGGTACTTCGTAGTCCGCGAGAAAAGGTGCATTCCGACCCCCCTCGGTAAGACGCTTATTCTCTCACTACTCGAGGTTGAGCCCCGTCTCGTCCTCCCGGAAGTCAGGGGTCGGATGGAGTCCCAGCTGGCTAAGATAGCCACGGGGGACCGTGAAGCGGAGGAGGTGGTGGCTGAGATCAAGGAGACTTTTCTAGAGTACTATGAGAACCTCGCATCGAGGATCGAAGCGGTCTCCCAAAAGCTAGCAGCAGTCGTAGCCGAGGTTTATGGCCCTGAAGGGAACAAGAAAACTTACCATAAGGGATTGTCTAGAAAATCAAGAAATAAATCTAGGGCTAAGTAG
- a CDS encoding nucleotidyltransferase family protein: MIKTAVVLAGGKGVRLRPLTLTTPKPLLPVGNKPILDHILGLLVSKGFEKIIVAVNYLGHKILSHLFEKYLDSGIEILAPRISPEDTADAVRKLSPFIDEDFIVTMGDVITNMDLRVFADFHERKNALASIALIEVSSVRDFGAVILDSNGRAIHFVEKPLPYEWYTATVAYATSRRRFMQPYANLANSGFYAFKLEILDILRDNPHLMDFGRHVFPWLLENGLEVLGWSAEGAYWIDVGRPDTYLTANADLLEGLAYPLAPYGRNEGGIWLGENTVISESSVVNPPVAIGDGVRVQENAVIGPYAVIGNSVDVGKYSRVYKSVVMDACTLEDQTIIMNSVLAKNILVRKGASVKDSVVGESSVIEEGFAVGPGSVLAPKSLFAGKVGAK; encoded by the coding sequence ATGATTAAAACCGCCGTGGTTCTTGCTGGTGGCAAGGGGGTTCGCCTTAGGCCTCTGACCCTTACGACCCCGAAGCCCCTGCTGCCAGTGGGCAACAAGCCAATCCTGGACCATATTCTGGGGTTGCTTGTCTCCAAGGGTTTCGAGAAGATCATCGTTGCGGTCAACTACCTGGGCCATAAGATTCTCTCACACCTGTTTGAAAAGTACCTGGACTCGGGGATCGAGATCCTCGCTCCAAGAATATCCCCCGAGGACACAGCTGACGCTGTGAGAAAGCTTTCTCCGTTTATAGACGAAGACTTCATCGTCACAATGGGGGACGTCATCACCAACATGGATCTCCGCGTCTTCGCCGACTTTCACGAGAGAAAGAACGCTCTGGCAAGCATCGCTCTGATCGAGGTTTCCTCGGTCAGGGACTTCGGAGCCGTGATTTTGGACAGCAACGGAAGAGCTATACACTTCGTCGAGAAGCCCCTCCCCTACGAATGGTATACTGCTACAGTAGCTTACGCAACCAGCCGACGCAGGTTCATGCAACCGTACGCGAACTTAGCGAATAGCGGTTTTTACGCCTTCAAGCTCGAAATACTCGATATCCTTCGGGATAACCCCCACCTGATGGACTTCGGCCGCCACGTGTTCCCATGGCTGCTCGAAAACGGCTTAGAGGTTCTGGGTTGGAGTGCCGAGGGGGCCTACTGGATCGACGTGGGTCGACCGGATACGTATCTAACGGCAAACGCGGATCTGCTCGAGGGCTTAGCATACCCCCTCGCTCCATATGGCCGAAACGAGGGCGGTATCTGGCTGGGAGAGAACACAGTTATAAGCGAGAGCAGTGTAGTCAACCCTCCTGTGGCGATCGGAGACGGGGTTAGAGTGCAGGAGAATGCGGTTATAGGTCCATATGCAGTTATAGGTAACTCTGTCGATGTTGGTAAATATTCACGGGTGTATAAGAGCGTAGTAATGGACGCGTGCACCTTGGAGGATCAAACGATAATTATGAATAGCGTTTTGGCGAAAAACATTTTAGTCAGAAAAGGGGCTAGCGTCAAGGACTCGGTTGTCGGTGAAAGCAGTGTGATTGAGGAGGGGTTTGCCGTGGGACCTGGCAGCGTGTTGGCTCCAAAATCGCTATTTGCAGGTAAGGTGGGTGCGAAATGA
- a CDS encoding radical SAM protein — MNWLELLRPDAISVWKSEEVKSRLSHYYFILRGARPPKYRVVKRLEVEFNPNASLGELLQAHREASKAFEGLYRDVVSGGVDLAKMRIPERSYLDLKIEIVKRILTKCSLCEWRCGVDRTRGGRGVCGLDSRVRVASAFLHMGEEAPLVPSGTIFFTGCSFKCVFCQNWDISTKPLNGVEVSPQDLAGIATELYVKGARNINYVGGNPDQQSHVVVESLKYMDVDVPLLWNTNMYMSSELLEVLFDVVDIWLPDFKYGNDACARRLSGVPRYFEVVARNHKYVCDRGADVIIRHLVLPNHVECCTKPVLKWISENCPRALVNIMDQYRPEHLVAKYPDRWPDIARRPTREEMEEAYEYADKLGICWRPVS; from the coding sequence ATGAACTGGCTGGAGCTCTTGAGGCCCGACGCCATCAGCGTCTGGAAGAGCGAGGAGGTAAAGAGCAGACTGAGCCATTACTACTTCATCCTCAGGGGGGCCAGGCCACCGAAGTACCGAGTTGTGAAACGCCTCGAGGTAGAGTTTAACCCTAATGCGTCCCTAGGAGAGTTGCTCCAAGCACACCGTGAAGCCTCAAAGGCTTTCGAGGGCCTCTACCGCGACGTCGTTAGCGGCGGGGTTGATCTTGCGAAGATGAGGATTCCTGAGAGATCTTACCTCGACTTGAAGATAGAGATCGTGAAGAGAATCCTGACGAAGTGTAGCCTCTGCGAGTGGCGCTGCGGAGTCGACAGAACCCGAGGGGGTAGAGGAGTCTGCGGCCTTGACTCAAGGGTGAGGGTTGCTTCAGCCTTTCTTCACATGGGTGAGGAGGCGCCGCTCGTCCCTTCTGGCACGATCTTCTTCACGGGCTGTAGCTTCAAGTGCGTCTTCTGCCAGAACTGGGACATATCAACTAAACCCCTTAACGGCGTCGAGGTTTCACCACAGGACCTCGCGGGGATAGCTACGGAGCTGTACGTCAAAGGCGCTAGGAACATCAACTACGTGGGAGGCAACCCGGACCAGCAGTCCCACGTTGTGGTGGAGTCGCTGAAGTACATGGATGTCGACGTTCCGCTGCTGTGGAACACCAATATGTACATGAGCAGCGAGCTCCTTGAGGTGCTTTTCGACGTAGTGGACATATGGCTCCCGGACTTCAAATACGGGAATGACGCCTGCGCGAGGAGGCTCTCTGGAGTACCCCGCTACTTTGAGGTGGTGGCGAGGAACCACAAGTACGTGTGCGATAGAGGAGCAGACGTGATAATAAGGCACCTCGTCCTACCCAACCACGTTGAGTGCTGCACGAAGCCAGTCCTTAAGTGGATTTCAGAGAACTGCCCAAGAGCCCTTGTGAACATCATGGATCAGTACAGGCCCGAGCACCTAGTTGCGAAGTACCCGGATAGGTGGCCCGACATTGCCAGGAGACCCACCCGGGAGGAAATGGAGGAGGCATACGAATACGCCGACAAGCTAGGGATTTGCTGGAGGCCAGTCAGCTAG
- a CDS encoding GTPase — MSEWRKVRGVIRRADVVVEVVDARDPWGTRSSEVERLTDRLGKPLVIVVNKADLVPKAVLEKWARILRRERKTIFISAAKRLGTRYLWRALKESTNKRPVIVAVVGIPNVGKSTIINYLKGSHSVGTSPIPGFTRHVTRVRAAKWLRVLDTPGVIPRQPGELALISALRPEALDDPVPIATRFLELVAKKNPGLLKELYEVEWEGDPLTFLEKLARRRGFLGKGGTPLVEEAAKVVIRDWQTGRNTFYLEPEDYGLA; from the coding sequence ATGAGTGAGTGGCGGAAAGTCAGGGGAGTCATTAGGCGAGCCGACGTTGTTGTCGAGGTTGTGGATGCTAGGGATCCTTGGGGTACGAGGAGCTCAGAGGTGGAAAGGCTCACCGATAGGCTTGGGAAACCACTCGTAATAGTAGTGAACAAGGCCGACCTTGTCCCGAAGGCTGTTCTCGAGAAGTGGGCTAGAATCCTTCGCCGCGAGAGGAAGACCATATTCATAAGTGCGGCAAAGAGGCTCGGGACACGCTACCTTTGGAGAGCCCTAAAGGAATCCACAAACAAGAGACCTGTCATCGTAGCCGTAGTCGGAATACCGAACGTTGGCAAGTCGACAATCATCAACTACTTGAAGGGCTCTCACAGCGTTGGCACATCCCCTATACCTGGTTTCACCAGGCACGTGACTAGAGTTAGAGCTGCAAAGTGGCTTAGGGTTCTTGACACTCCAGGGGTTATACCCAGGCAACCCGGCGAGCTAGCCCTGATCAGTGCTCTCCGACCGGAAGCACTTGACGACCCCGTTCCGATCGCTACACGCTTTCTCGAGCTCGTGGCGAAGAAGAATCCCGGCCTACTCAAGGAACTGTACGAAGTAGAGTGGGAGGGTGACCCGCTGACTTTCTTAGAGAAGCTGGCCAGGCGTAGGGGTTTCCTAGGGAAGGGTGGCACGCCTCTTGTCGAGGAGGCCGCGAAGGTGGTCATACGGGACTGGCAAACGGGACGTAACACTTTCTACCTTGAGCCGGAAGACTATGGGCTTGCATGA
- the dph2 gene encoding diphthamide biosynthesis enzyme Dph2, with translation MIIDSYEVNEEDIFTWVKSNDAREVLIQAPDGLKKIALAISELLEERGVRAFLSAGHAWGGCDVAYDEARSIGVDAIIHIGHHGPVWFKPPSRPMVLFVPAFSTLNPTRLVAEAAREAKDAGASSLAIVTTIQHAKWLPMLKEAVASEGLKPVTGSLSGVEGLIVGCNYASIRRADAVVVVAGGLFHALGAAVWSERPTWSADPYQEKVSRVEVRNVVARRLYAISKAIDARSFLIVVSSKPGQNRVSLATRVKRTLEERGRRVLIAVFNEVTRELLENIQGFEAFVNTACPRLALDDEGVFPGPVLNPGELKYVLSGSVEGYSLRDALVFDLRLLDGP, from the coding sequence GTGATCATAGATAGCTACGAGGTCAACGAGGAGGACATCTTTACCTGGGTGAAGAGCAACGACGCGAGGGAGGTCCTAATCCAGGCACCTGACGGCCTAAAGAAAATCGCGCTCGCTATCTCAGAGCTCCTGGAGGAGAGGGGTGTGCGCGCTTTCCTTTCGGCGGGCCATGCCTGGGGTGGATGCGATGTGGCTTACGACGAGGCGAGAAGCATCGGAGTCGACGCGATCATTCACATAGGGCACCACGGACCAGTGTGGTTCAAGCCCCCTAGCAGACCGATGGTTCTGTTCGTGCCGGCTTTCTCCACTCTCAACCCGACCCGCCTCGTCGCCGAAGCCGCACGCGAAGCCAAAGACGCTGGAGCGAGCTCGCTGGCTATCGTGACGACAATCCAGCACGCTAAGTGGCTTCCCATGCTGAAGGAAGCTGTAGCAAGTGAAGGTCTCAAGCCCGTAACAGGCTCTCTCTCAGGTGTGGAGGGGCTGATAGTAGGTTGCAACTACGCATCTATTCGGCGGGCTGACGCCGTTGTGGTGGTTGCCGGAGGCCTTTTTCACGCGCTCGGAGCAGCCGTGTGGTCTGAGCGCCCCACGTGGAGCGCCGACCCGTACCAGGAGAAAGTTTCGCGCGTCGAGGTGAGAAACGTGGTTGCCCGGAGACTTTACGCCATCTCGAAGGCGATAGACGCCCGGAGCTTCCTCATAGTCGTTTCATCAAAGCCAGGCCAAAACAGGGTGAGCCTAGCTACCAGAGTGAAGCGGACACTGGAGGAGAGAGGTCGAAGAGTCCTGATAGCTGTGTTCAACGAGGTGACGCGAGAGCTTTTAGAAAACATCCAAGGGTTCGAAGCCTTTGTGAACACGGCCTGCCCCCGCCTGGCCCTGGACGATGAAGGGGTTTTCCCCGGTCCGGTCCTGAACCCCGGAGAGTTGAAATACGTGCTAAGCGGTAGCGTTGAAGGCTACTCGCTTCGCGATGCCCTTGTTTTCGACCTACGCCTCCTCGATGGCCCGTAG